ttttatttagagACACTTACTTCCATAAAATACAATTATTCTTTAAACTGCATAGAAATAGTTTAATCTGGCTTGACcctgaaaagaaagaaagccgTCTCTGCACATTTTTGTCTGGTTGAAGAATGAGATACAGTTTTACACATACTTGTTATGCTATTTTTACAGGCTCCTTTTTTAAGTCTTTCACTTATGATATATTGAGTGCCTTTTATTTTCCCACAAAGCACTTTCATAAACAGCTCCTTCAGATCAAGCCGCTTGCTCTCCACAGTAAGCCTTTCCTCGGAGCATGACAACAAACATGCCATGGAGACCTCGGCTGGTGAACCCAGACCTCTCCATAAATTCCAAGCGTGCAAACCCCTCAACCAAAACCACATTACTGACAATGAAAAAGGCACCGCTGCAGAAAGGGCCCGGCATATGACCTGCATTAGAACGGGTATGTTTCCGATAATGCGTGAAGAGGAATGTGCAAAATGAAAGGTTGGCTGCTGCGCGAGTAAAAGGGTCATTCTGAAAGGAAATGTGGGAGTTAAAGGGAAAGTAATTCCCTGCATGCTTAGCCTTATTAAATATGTAGCAGAAAGGAAATGTGCTCTCTTTTACTCTTTAGCCAGACCCCCTCTGGCTGCCAACCAAGTGATGCCCACAGCAGCCTTCACATTCAGGTTAAAGAATCTTAAGATGTGGCCTCATAATTCTTCAGAGGGGATTATAATATTCAAGACATTTCTTCCCTTGACCTTGACTGCCCCGAGGCTGTCATCTCGTCTTCCTCAGCCACGAGCAAATACAAACCCTCTCCTGTTCTGCATCCCCCTCCCTCCCAAAGCTTTAAATATTGAAGATGGATAATGGCGTTCGCCTTCCTCCCCAGGCCGGGCAGAAAAGCTCGGAGAGGGAGaggcatgcacacactcatGTTAAAGCACATGCATGTCCTTACACATGCCAAGAAGCACAAGATGTCTCACTCAAGAAGAAAGGCAAGAATTAAGAATCtgaatgcctttttttttaacagttttgttGTGAAGCCACTGATTTTTTACAACCCAGTCAAAACTATCTGATCACAGCAGTTACACTTCATACCCATAGGTGGATTATGAGACCTCTTCTACACAGTAGCAGGTCACAAACTTCGTGGTGATTCTGCAAAGGCTATGGAAAGCTGTGGTTTGATTGTGCGGGGATTTGCAGCCAAACTAAAAGTTGGGgatagttttatttttagcagTGGACTCCAGCCAGAGAATACCTGCAGCTAGTCAGTAAACAGAGTCCTGTGATATGTTGACCATGTTTTTAGAATTAATTTTCTTGTAATGTAATTATTGCAGTTGGATACACTGCACTGCTCTGGTGTGTTTTCACTTTTATGCATGAGTGGTAATTTTGTGCCCCCTCGTGaatgtgttttgtctttttgagtcgactttgtgacattttggtcattgtatgtctttgtagtcaggttgtgtctccttgtggttgttttatgtctctttgaggaatattgtgtgttattgaggtgaatttgtgtcactttgaattgattttttatggctgtttttgtcattttgtgtctccttgtgatggttttgtgtcttattgagaTAGTTTTGTATCtccttgaggtcattttgtttcttttgggTCATTCTGCATtactttgttgtcattttttgtctccttgtagttgttttgtgtctctttttagccctctttgcagttattttgtgtctctttaagataattttgtgtcttttttggttattatatgtctccttgtggttgctATGTGTCGCttaatggtcattttgtatcttatCAAGGTAGTTTTGTATCTCCTttagatcattttgtgtctttttgggtCATCCTGTGTCACTGTGTAGCCATTTTGTCACTCCTTGTGGTCCCTGACACTTTTGGCCACTGTGCCTGCGCCTTGTTgacccattcagtaatccatccatgttcTTACCCTCAGATACATGCTTTCCATACTATGTGTCTTAGTGTCAACACTGTGAAGTAATCACTCCTCCATTTCTGACATCTTTGACATTCGCAGCCCCTCCCCACCTCCTTCTTTAAATCCCTATTAAATCTGtaatgacagcacagatgttGCATAACAACACGGAATAAGGTGCTGCCTGGTGTCATGTCATAATCACTGTGATAATCATCATCGCTCGGAGCTGATGGATGCCTTAATTATCAAATATATCTGTCAGCAGTCTTCACACCTGGGCAGTTATAATATCACAAATGCTCATTAGTGCTttgaaaatatttcactttgtttttttagcatcaaaaaaacaaaacaaaacataactttGAGGAGGATTTTTATTGTACCTTGATGTGTGATATGTCTTTAAAGAATGCAGTCAAATGAAATAATACATTATACATTCTGAATTAAATACCCCGACCCAAGAACAAAGGCAAATGttcacaaacaaatgcaaaaaaaaaaaggcgaaaCAATTACTAGGCCAGCACAAGTAACAAGCTGTCGTCTGTTctctttttaaattgtaataaatgtgcaaacaaAACATCGCATGTCCATTAAATATAATTGTAAACTCAAAATTGAGATATCAGCCCCTTATTTTATCCACTGTAAATAGTGCAGAAAAACTGGTGATCACAGTTTGGGAAGACTTTAGAGAGTTGGttggtggtgctggtggtggtattgtgcacgtgtgtgtgaaggaaggagggagggtaAGACCAACAGATGGACACACATGGTTGACCATCTGCACGGGTGTTTGGGGGTTTGGGGCTTTCtgttggaagttaaagactgtCCTCCAGAGGGAGAAGACATAGTGTTGACGACAGCATTCCAGCACCTGTGGTGGTGACGAGCTGGCGACATCTCCATTAGGCTGTGGATAATCCCACACTGAGATTAATATGTAACAATCATCAAGTGCAGCACAAACTGCAGAATAAATTAAGATTATAGCTTATAGAAGGCCTTGAGACTGCAATCATGGTGAGGGGTCAGTGACGGGAGTAAGTGGCGTGCTGTGGGAATTACGGGGGAGCCTTTTTAGTCAGGAATGTCCAAACGCAGACTGTGTGTTCAGGGGTCTCTGGACGATGACAGCGTTGGCCAAGTCGGCTTGTTCTAGGCTCAATTCTTTGTCGTCAAGCTCTCGGAAAGGAACTGATGTCGTCAGGACAAAAGGTGggcagctcctctggcagcgTGCCACGAAATCTTGAACATCTGTGATCCTGGAGAAAAATTAGAGACAAAATCAGAGAAAGATTGGGACTGAGGGGTTTAAGAAATATTATAAGGAAAGGGTGACtcaggtatttttcaacctggatctgattttcccatgtttttgtgtctatatAACTAACAAAGACAACCATTCTGTAAGTTGGTCTAGTGTTGAgagacaggctgcagtgtaaccagtTGTAGAATTTGGCACCATCAACTTCTGTCCTCTACAAGTTcgtgtttttgccactgacaggctcagaatgttaatataaatgtctgacaacattatgaaggAGAaggacctttttgtttaacaagaaacaACCCCACAATCACTATAACCAAACTCACCAGGCTCCATTATCAATACATCAAACAGTAATTCTATCAgcataaaacacacttgtgtccaATGACGTTAGGGAGAAGATCcctacagtgaaataaaatgtttctctTTACCTTTTGCTCGATCCAGTCTGTTTATGATCTATCTATTGTGTCTAACCAAGGAGAAATCTCGTTTTTACACTGTcgaaatcagctaaatattcagccgACTTTGAAAATCTTCTAACTAATAACcataaagcccagttcagaccaaagattcacgatgaGACGAGTGAaaacatgcaactacttgcaaccgttctgcaacgttctaaaaacctgccggttcacaccaatgcaactagatgagccggtgtatcatctctatgcaacagctctctgtacttctgttctgatttccagctttcagacttattttgttgctgaatataatttgtagctttttgaaatatgaatgaggatagtgatagtgagatactggctacagctgcattaatagtagtgatgaaacagggaaaaacagaaacaaaaccaacatcagatagactgtattcataataaatacaccacaatgatataaataaccagcagaaattaatcagtctgtgagaatgtgtgtgtttgagggggcataagcacatacagtgagcagcagcagtgacccactgtctgacaccggcacaccgtgCACATACTGCCTTCTATAATATTAAAGGCAGGGCCCAGGCTTAAAGGATTTTTTCGGTATTTTTAAACCTAGACGCaattttcttatgtttttgtgcctaagaaactaatgggaacaactttaaaaaaaaaaaataataaattggtccagtattgagagtgAGGGCTGCCGCCAGCAGCAGTAAAACATGCTACAGTGTGAGCATGTTAACACGACCAATTTATGCCCACTGAATATGCtcttttgccactgacaggatcagattgttattctaagtgtctgacaactaaAGGAAAGGATCCGTACAGAGATAGACCGTTTTGTTCATCAGAAACAGACCCAAAATCTTGATTgccaaatccaccagactccatttcaataaacagtaattttgtcaCTGTAAAACACACGTTATTCAAAGttgagagaaacaaaataaaactcaaaaaagCCGTCTTGCTTCATCATCctactgttccaacaatcaccaattctggtttggttgaaacaaACTGTTAATACACCCAGTTAGATGTTGAAATAAGCTGgttctatacatgctaaaatcattgtttatttaaatggaatctggtgggtttggtgattttggggctgtttttggtaaaaaatgatcttactctaacaaaaaggtctatctctgtagggatcatttccatgttgtcagacacttataatgataatctgagcctgtcagtgacaaaaacaagcttttttaGTGGATGTATAGCAACAGCGCCATATGCgctacatgtttacattgcagcctaTTTCGCtgctgcagcgctctctcttAATATGGACCACTTACAGAAATAGTTTACCGCatgagtcacttagacacaacaacatgtccaggttgaaaaatactgaagttctCCTTTAAGAAAGGCAGAGTTAGAACAATCCCTTGTGTCTGCTCCTTCCGTCCAAATACTCTCTCTTGTGACACATGATGTCTCTGTGAAGCACTATACTAGTAACATCATCCATTATTAATCACGGCCCAGCATAGACGAACGATCTCATGGCAGCCCCACTcctcacacacagaggctggCTGAAGGTTGGAAGGGTTCAGCCCTCTGTATCCTTCAGCTACTAACCCCGTTATATAAATGCTGCATCCGAGTTACGCAATCCCTCTCTGGGGATTTTATAGATCCACTCCGTTGCTACATCTCAGATTATGTTTTCTGCAGCCCCATGCACTGTGGCAGGGAATATAACATGCAGCATGCCTTCAACTCCAGCAGACTAGAACAAAGCATTACGTAATCCTTAAACAAACCCCCCTCGCCGCCTCCCATGCTAGTCCAAACAAAAATCTTATGTCATCCCTTCAACTACTTCTTTCCTGCGATACTCGAGATTAGAGGATTTATGATAGCATAGCGAGAGTGGAAAGTGTTTAGATATACGCAGATCATTCAATGTGTAAATATGATTTGATGATGTGAAGCTCAGATGTAAAGACATGCATTTCGGCCTCGACTTTGTGATACACACCGATGCGATAGGTTAAACCTCTGCACCAATCTCCTGCCGTCAGCCAACCAGATCTGCAGGGAGGTGACAGGAAGGGCGTGGTCTAGTGTTACCATGGGAATAGGAGGAGATTCTCCATCCTCGTGCACAGATGGTGACCTGGCCACTACTCTGGGTGCAACACTGAGAATGGACAGGAATAAATAGAAGATTAAGAATCGGTTAAAAGTGCACACAGCATTTGCATTGTGTATTTCTCTGACTAATTACTGCAAGACGTGAGCAGACACTATCACACTGAATATTTGTTTGAACTCTCTGGACAATTTAGCATTCATACAGTGATGCTATGGAGATGTTGAGGCTCTGAGTTCATCAGGCTGTGTGCTTGCTCAGATATGCTTGTGGGTGTTTTGATACCTGGATGTAGAGGGACATCTAGTGGTGTAAAGTAGGAAGTATATTGAATTTTGAGGCTTGAGAAACTACTTTAAAACAGTAACTCCACGTGTACATTTTTGATGATTCCTGACCATATTCATAAACTAaataactatttaaaaaaaggtcaacTCTTATATTAACATATAAACTATCATGTTATCAAATGCAACCTTTAACTTATCGTCACAGCAACAGTCTCTTACCTGCCAAGTCGATACCCTCGGCCGCTGAAGGGGTGAAAGGCCTTTTTCCTGGGAACATAATTTTCCTCCGTGAGGTCCTCCACACTgatctccagctcctcctcctcggctCTGCTCTCCCACTCCGCCGGAAGCTCCCTGGGAAAGATAAAAGACCGGGGTTGGCGTCTCGTCAGATCAATCAATATGACAAATGAGCGCTAATGAGCATTTTGCTTTATCTATCTTATGTGGCCTGGCTGTGGTCTGTAGGAGGGACATCTTTACTGCTAACCTCCCCTTGGGGACTGATCGGGTTCGACTGTGAGATTGAACCATCGACTGACATACACACAGCGTTCATCTTTCTATATATACCTTAAATGTATACAGaatatacattttacatgtAATGTGTATGTAGAAAGTGAACTACtattaacctggaccctattttcctatgtttttgtgtctacatGACTGATCtgaataaaaatcaaattacatccactaaaagcgcctgtttttgtcactgacaggctcagactattatattaagtgtttgacaacactatggaaaggatccctacagagatagacctttttaaaACCAGAGGCAGCCCCAAAATGCTTGTttctttaacctttattttaggATTTCCAATATAACACAAATTCTCAGTacatcattttaacaacaaataTCTTGACAggtagaaaaacaacaaaaaacatgtccTAGAACTTCAGCATTACTAGTAGAATAAATACATATACACAGCAATAGAGGGTTTACTGCTATAGAGATATATAGATACTCAAGTACAGGGCTCCAAATTCTGACAGATATTTGAATCTTATTCTTATTATAGAACCTTAACCTTCCTACATACAATAAATTCATCAGCTCTCTTATTCATATGTCATATGCTGGTGCACAGTCTGACTTCCACATAAGTAGAATAAGTTTCCTTGCCACAACCATACCAAGTGAAATGGACTGAGTTCTATACTGCCAAAGGTAACGCACCCGAGGCACCTCGGACAGCAACTAGTGGGTTAAGTTAACAACGTCCAACATGTCCAAAGAGAATGTGTTAATGTCTCATCTGCCTCTTTACACCTACTACAGAGGGGGGAAACATTACATTACCATGtaattaacattaattttatcATTATGAAACACCCTTCATTcacggaaaaaaaaaacatgtaaccCACAAAAACGGTCTTGGTTTATCTTTtaactgttccaacaatcacctaCTTTGCTAttgttgaaataaacctttaattcacccggttagatgtgaaaacatgatggCTGTGTACACGCTTAAATTACTGAGTCTGGTGCATTTGGCAATAGCGATTTCAGGGCTgcttctggttaaacaaaaaaggacCTTACTCTTTGAccaaaggtctatctctgtaggcaTACTTTCTATTTTTGTCaaacacttataataacaatctgagtctgacaatggcaaaaacaagctcttttATTGGATGGAAATGGACAGATTTTGCTGCTactggctgcagccctctcactcaaaactgcaccagtttcaaaaagtGTTGTTCACATAAGTctcttagacacaaaaacatgggaataTAAGGCCCAGGTTGAAGAATACAGGTTACAGTTGTTTGTCACGGACACGAGTCACATTTTCTCAGTACAACCCAGAGCCAGCAGAAACATCGAGTGTTGAAATTtaataacacaataaaaaatagagtaataataataacactgcTTTGTTATTTGCTTTTGATCGACTGGAGAATATTACGTGTCACAATATCTGACCATCATACAAATCACTGTCCTCCATCTGTAGCCTGAGTACAGGCCAGAAGGCAAGTTATTGAAAGACAGATGACAGCATTTGTTGCAGTAGTTGTTATGTCACTGATATTAATCAACAGTCCTGTCAGATCTCAAGATACTACGGCTCTTATGTGCTTAAAATGAATACGTCACCCCCAAAATGACTAGTTTTATTTCAATTACTCACCCAGTGTTTCATTGAATTCGAAttagtttttctcacatgcctccacagaactcacatgcctccacagaacGGAGAAAAATCTTGATCAATTGAAGTAAAGGCTGCCCAAGTTCAACAgcgaaactatatcaaaacattggttaacaaactgacacaaatcatgcagtataatccaagtctcatttatccagtcgcaCACTAGACAGTCCTTTCTGATAGGggactgaactaaaagtgaaacttatctctgctctcttcaaagtccattgacaaaaagtaatttttatCTTGATGAGTACGGGAGCTGCTCATCTtccgctgcctcgatcagtagTTTAAATTATCAGCCATTTTTACAGAGACTGCGCCAAAGGATAGCttcaaagtcccttctttatgcctcctctgcatttttacacagaaccaaacagccCAGCATCATTCTGCTACAGTGTGTGATCACAgagcgtcagcctctagtgcATTTGTAGAGCTttacaatcatttactgtctctgttatatgCCTGCTGATCTCGTCCCCTGCTCAGAAGGTAAGGAGCCCCCGAATCTCTTTGTTTTCCAAATTAGCGGACATTTACAGCTgctattcttcttctttgagttagccacttactgctaacagctactttttaaatctcccgtgGTCGGTTGCACGcataacacattgtcaaaaccTCACACCTGTCCTGCCCATGGTCCCGTCCTGCCGACTgacctgtttatacagacaatTTTGTGCTGTTACTACTACTTgtacaggcagtgtaaaaggggatgatgtgtgactttgatgaatTCGAAGTGAATCCCTTAaatacggaagcgtattgcattcacttgagtttttctgagtaattttttctgggttttttttcagagtaatttttttgtttttttgggagtaatttttttgtttttttcggagtaattttttctgtttttcagagtaatttatttatttttctgtttgtcgAGAtaatttttttcctgaacgaggaaacgagatacttcaaaatcttgCGAGAAGCTctcacctggcacctgcaagtgacccctgcatccatggtgactcctgctcatggatgtattttgcatcgTGCTCCTGTTCCTAGACAATTTCAACTACAggatcaataagggtaaggcatgtaattagttacacacagggtatgataatctagctgtgttttccactgcatccttctagtgtaggcctatcgctcaatgtaacaggttaggttagtaacaggttgtaacaacgTTAGCTGACAAATTTGAATTGTCCAGcatgatggaaaaaaactgTTAGCTTAACGTTACCTGACAACTGAAATCATGCCCATACACGTNNNNNNNNNNNNNNNNNNNNNNNNNNNNNNNNNNNNNNNNNNNNNNNNNNNNNNNNNNNNNNNNNNNNNNNNNNNNNNNNNNNNNNNNNNNNNNNNNNNNNNNNNNNNNNNNNNNNNNNNNNNNNNNNNNNNNNNNNNNNNNNNNNNNNNNNNNNNNNNNNNNNNNNNNNNNNNNNNNNNNNNNNNNNNNNNNNNNNNNNNNNNNNNNNNNNNNNNNNNNNNNNNNNNNNNNNNNNNNNNNNNNNNNNNNNNNNNNNNNNNNNNNNNNNNNNNNNNNNNNNNNNNNNNNNNNNNNNNNNNNNNNNNNNNNNNNNNNNNNNNNNNNNNNNNNNNNNNNNNNNNNNNNNNNNNNNNNNNNNNNNNNNNNNNNNNNNNNNNNNNNNNNNNNNNNNNNNNNNNNNNNNgccaacgaaagaggaaattaggctactggacctggagtcggacttctctgtcgccggtaagccgttatcttgcgccgcggagccgctgtaggctatttgaccgccgtattcctgtctgtgacccccgttcaacccacaaccggcaggattcgcctttcgtttctgctgctggttgaaatctgtacttgcacagcgtgctgaatgagaATTCATGACTATTCgttgatttgttttatgtttttccatttgaagttttaagtttaaacagGGCTCAACAGGACGTTCAGTACAACATTCTTTTACACAGAGAGTGTGTGGTGTTAAGTATCTGCACCACTTCctagcagaagagagaagataatgttatctcggAGCTCTGTgaaaagtttctcctcctctgctccactGCATCACATCTGCAGCTCCGTACCAAAGAGTAGTGTGAAAGACAAGAGTGCTCACTCATATAGtaaatatagttttgttgtgGTTAAACacggacccctatgacttcaattcatcaggACTTTTCTCAGATTTCTGGCTCACCATGGacgcatgtgagaaaaacacaaattcttcATAACACAGGGTCAGTACTtgacatacaaatggtcatttagggAG
The sequence above is drawn from the Epinephelus moara isolate mb chromosome 12, YSFRI_EMoa_1.0, whole genome shotgun sequence genome and encodes:
- the ubxn2a gene encoding UBX domain-containing protein 2A isoform X2 → MTTENEEEAPMRRSFSVEDLLDEVEKICYDASGTSKVEMVVRLWKDGFTVNDEEFRSYTIPENQDFLDAIKRGELPAEWESRAEEEELEISVEDLTEENYVPRKKAFHPFSGRGYRLGSVAPRVVARSPSVHEDGESPPIPMVTLDHALPVTSLQIWLADGRRLVQRFNLSHRITDVQDFVARCQRSCPPFVLTTSVPFRELDDKELSLEQADLANAVIVQRPLNTQSAFGHS
- the ubxn2a gene encoding UBX domain-containing protein 2A isoform X1 translates to MKEIDTEGGEKDDNCEENEEEAPMRRSFSVEDLLDEVEKICYDASGTSKVEMVVRLWKDGFTVNDEEFRSYTIPENQDFLDAIKRGELPAEWESRAEEEELEISVEDLTEENYVPRKKAFHPFSGRGYRLGSVAPRVVARSPSVHEDGESPPIPMVTLDHALPVTSLQIWLADGRRLVQRFNLSHRITDVQDFVARCQRSCPPFVLTTSVPFRELDDKELSLEQADLANAVIVQRPLNTQSAFGHS